A window of the Herpetosiphon gulosus genome harbors these coding sequences:
- the lpdA gene encoding dihydrolipoyl dehydrogenase, producing MAQYDVVIIGSGPGGEVAALRAVQLGLKVAVVEKEQVGGVCLNIGCIPTKSLLHCADLLEETKEGKKFGVITGEVSFDLKGAMGHKEKVVKTMRTGLEGLFKKKKIDLYRGFGRLAGTNKVAVKANDGTETVIETKNVILAVGSTPRALPFAPFDEQRIVSSTGALSLPEVPKHLVVIGGGIIGCEFASMYRTFGAQVSIIEMLPRIVATEDEEISAELAKAFTKRGIKLYTGSKTKAVNKRADGASVVFEGPDGKEQTLEADYVLIGTGRAPLTKNIGLEEVGVTIDERGYIPVNATMQTNIANIYAIGDVVPTPWLAHVASAEGVIAVEHIAGHHTNPINYDIIPSCVYCSPEVAHVGLTEAQAKERGYNVKVGKFPFAAVGKATAIGNRDGFVKIVADAEYGEILGFHMIGPRVTELVAEGGLALSHEATVESLLATIHAHPTLYEAMHEAGHALLDGTLHL from the coding sequence ATGGCTCAATATGATGTTGTGATTATTGGTTCAGGGCCAGGCGGTGAAGTTGCTGCCTTGCGAGCTGTCCAATTGGGCTTAAAAGTCGCTGTCGTCGAAAAAGAACAAGTCGGCGGTGTCTGTTTAAATATTGGCTGTATTCCTACCAAATCGCTGTTGCACTGCGCCGACTTGCTGGAAGAAACCAAAGAAGGCAAGAAGTTTGGCGTAATCACGGGCGAAGTTTCGTTCGATCTCAAGGGCGCGATGGGCCACAAAGAAAAAGTGGTCAAAACCATGCGCACAGGTCTCGAAGGCTTGTTCAAAAAGAAGAAAATCGACCTCTATCGCGGGTTTGGCCGTTTAGCTGGCACCAACAAAGTTGCCGTCAAAGCCAACGATGGCACCGAAACCGTCATCGAAACCAAGAATGTGATTTTGGCGGTTGGCTCGACTCCTCGCGCCTTGCCATTTGCACCATTCGACGAGCAACGGATCGTTTCGAGCACTGGAGCCTTGAGCTTGCCCGAAGTGCCCAAACATTTGGTAGTGATCGGCGGCGGGATCATCGGCTGCGAATTTGCCTCGATGTACCGCACCTTTGGCGCGCAAGTGAGCATCATCGAAATGTTGCCGCGAATTGTTGCCACTGAGGATGAAGAAATTTCGGCTGAATTGGCCAAAGCCTTCACCAAACGCGGCATCAAGCTCTACACTGGCTCAAAAACCAAGGCCGTCAACAAACGCGCCGATGGTGCTAGCGTAGTTTTTGAAGGCCCAGATGGCAAAGAACAAACCTTAGAAGCCGATTATGTGCTGATTGGCACGGGGCGTGCTCCTTTGACCAAAAACATTGGCCTCGAAGAAGTTGGCGTAACCATCGACGAACGCGGCTATATCCCAGTCAATGCCACCATGCAAACCAATATTGCCAATATTTATGCAATTGGCGATGTTGTGCCAACCCCATGGCTGGCCCACGTTGCCTCAGCCGAAGGCGTGATTGCGGTTGAACATATCGCAGGCCACCACACCAACCCAATCAACTACGACATTATTCCAAGCTGTGTCTACTGTTCGCCCGAAGTGGCGCACGTTGGCTTGACCGAAGCTCAGGCCAAAGAACGCGGCTATAATGTCAAAGTTGGCAAGTTCCCATTTGCGGCGGTTGGCAAAGCTACAGCCATTGGCAATCGCGATGGCTTTGTCAAAATCGTGGCCGACGCTGAATATGGCGAAATCCTTGGGTTTCATATGATTGGGCCTCGCGTGACCGAGTTGGTTGCCGAAGGCGGCTTGGCTTTGAGCCACGAAGCCACAGTCGAATCGTTGTTAGCGACGATTCACGCCCACCCAACTTTGTACGAAGCCATGCACGAAGCTGGTCATGCCTTGCTTGATGGCACACTGCACCTCTAA
- a CDS encoding NAD(P)H-hydrate epimerase gives MPKIVPGYHITTAAQIRAIEQRAVDEGATWPDLMAEASRGMADVGLTVIAKQPNPAVLVLVGSGNNGGDALVIARHIKEADFPVSCYLYKRKPQADDWPFAAAQAEAIPMSFAADDSQNQQLQQLLQTSTFVIDGLFGIGLSRPLAADVAHIIDLVNASKLPVLAVDVPSGLDADNGKIWGTIINAAYTVAAGLTKRGHHLYPGAAYVGKLAIAPFTLPDSMEEPMTTTELNLATIRSLVPARPVDGHKDTFGRVMVVAGSYLYPGAAWLAATAAARSGAGVVTLACPRSIYGSTAAHLHEVTYLPLPEVEPGELTEAAAKLVHEKLAKYKALLVGPGLGTETGTGDFLRALIGLASSKRRLGVGFLGSNELELPTKRKGGVGFGLAARPKEEAKAEEEGPVVLPPLVIDADGLNILATIEHWEEKLRDQPVVLTPHIGEMARLLGEEKIGEDHPQVALEAAARWGVTVVLKSAHTIIASPDGRLALHGLANPALATAGSGDILAGLTAGLLAQGLAPFEAAQLAVGVHGVAGALVREELGERGTIASDILNRLPLAWRKLTEGGLK, from the coding sequence ATGCCAAAAATTGTGCCTGGGTATCACATTACAACCGCTGCCCAAATTCGGGCAATTGAGCAACGCGCTGTTGACGAAGGGGCGACGTGGCCTGACTTAATGGCCGAGGCTTCACGCGGCATGGCCGATGTTGGATTAACGGTGATTGCCAAGCAACCTAATCCCGCCGTTTTGGTGCTGGTTGGTTCTGGCAATAACGGCGGCGATGCCTTAGTAATCGCACGGCATATCAAAGAGGCGGATTTTCCAGTCAGCTGCTATCTGTATAAACGCAAACCACAAGCTGATGATTGGCCGTTTGCCGCTGCCCAAGCCGAAGCTATTCCGATGAGCTTCGCTGCTGATGACTCGCAAAATCAGCAACTCCAGCAGCTGTTGCAAACCAGCACATTCGTAATCGATGGTTTGTTTGGAATTGGCCTGAGTCGTCCGTTAGCGGCTGATGTGGCTCACATTATTGACTTGGTCAATGCGAGCAAATTGCCAGTCTTGGCAGTCGATGTGCCTTCGGGCCTCGATGCTGATAATGGCAAGATTTGGGGCACAATCATCAATGCAGCCTATACCGTGGCGGCTGGCTTAACCAAACGCGGTCATCATTTGTATCCAGGTGCGGCCTATGTTGGCAAATTGGCAATCGCCCCCTTTACCTTACCAGATTCTATGGAGGAGCCGATGACTACAACTGAACTGAATCTTGCGACAATCCGTTCGCTGGTGCCGGCCCGTCCGGTTGATGGCCATAAAGATACTTTCGGGCGCGTGATGGTTGTGGCTGGCTCGTATCTCTATCCTGGTGCAGCTTGGCTTGCGGCTACAGCGGCGGCTCGTTCGGGCGCTGGGGTGGTAACCTTGGCTTGCCCCCGCTCAATTTATGGCAGCACCGCAGCCCATTTGCATGAAGTAACCTATTTGCCTTTGCCTGAAGTCGAGCCAGGCGAGTTGACCGAAGCCGCTGCTAAATTGGTGCACGAAAAATTAGCTAAATATAAAGCTTTGCTGGTTGGCCCTGGCCTTGGCACCGAAACAGGCACTGGCGATTTTCTGCGGGCACTGATTGGCTTAGCCTCAAGCAAACGTCGCTTGGGCGTAGGTTTTCTTGGCTCAAACGAGCTTGAGTTGCCAACCAAACGCAAAGGCGGGGTTGGCTTCGGCCTAGCTGCACGGCCCAAAGAAGAGGCCAAGGCTGAAGAAGAAGGCCCAGTTGTGCTGCCACCGCTGGTGATCGATGCCGATGGCCTGAATATTTTGGCCACAATTGAACATTGGGAAGAGAAATTACGCGATCAGCCAGTCGTACTCACGCCACATATTGGCGAGATGGCCCGCTTGCTGGGTGAAGAAAAAATCGGCGAAGATCACCCCCAAGTTGCCCTTGAGGCCGCCGCCCGTTGGGGCGTAACCGTAGTGCTGAAATCGGCTCACACAATTATTGCTAGCCCCGATGGCCGCTTGGCGTTGCATGGTTTGGCTAACCCTGCATTGGCAACCGCCGGATCTGGTGATATCCTTGCTGGACTAACTGCTGGCTTGTTGGCACAAGGCTTAGCCCCATTTGAAGCCGCCCAGCTTGCGGTTGGTGTGCATGGCGTTGCAGGCGCTCTGGTTCGTGAAGAACTCGGCGAACGCGGCACCATCGCCAGCGATATTCTTAATCGCCTGCCCTTGGCATGGCGAAAACTTACAGAAGGCGGATTAAAATAA
- a CDS encoding pyrimidine-nucleoside phosphorylase yields the protein MRAVDLIIKKRNGAQLSTEEIQWLIQGYTNGSVPDYQMAAWAMAVVLKGMDDRETTDLTLAMAASGDQLDLRDFAPDAVDKHSTGGVGDKTSLVLGPMLAAVGLQVAKMSGRGLGFSGGTLDKLEAIPNMRIDLSEDEFRHAMRDIGMVIMGQTADLAPADKKLYALRDVTGTVECIPLIAASIMSKKLAAGAKSIVLDVKVGAGAFMKTLDQARDLARTMVRIGQLAGRNVAAILSSMEQPLGLTIGNALEVREAIETLQGRGPSDLVEVCLTLGSHLLVLAGKAQNLDEARQQLQTSLDNGQAWAKFREFVAQQGGDLTVIDQPETLPIAPIQISLLAESSGFVQRIDAETCGIVATELGAGRARKEDAIDPAVGLVLQRKVGEPVQAGEALLTVHAADQQRAEVALAALKSAITISATPVEALPLVFESVA from the coding sequence ATGCGAGCGGTTGATCTGATTATTAAAAAACGCAATGGAGCACAGCTCTCAACCGAAGAAATTCAATGGCTGATTCAGGGCTATACCAACGGCAGTGTGCCCGATTATCAGATGGCGGCATGGGCCATGGCGGTTGTACTCAAAGGCATGGATGATCGCGAAACCACCGATTTGACCCTAGCCATGGCCGCTTCGGGCGATCAGCTCGATTTGCGTGATTTTGCGCCCGATGCCGTTGATAAGCACTCAACTGGCGGAGTTGGCGATAAAACCAGCCTTGTGCTGGGGCCAATGTTGGCAGCAGTTGGCTTACAAGTTGCCAAAATGTCGGGGCGGGGCTTGGGCTTTTCGGGCGGTACGCTCGATAAACTTGAGGCCATCCCCAACATGCGCATCGATCTCAGCGAAGATGAATTTCGTCATGCCATGCGTGACATCGGCATGGTGATTATGGGCCAAACTGCCGATCTTGCACCTGCCGACAAAAAGCTGTATGCACTGCGCGATGTTACTGGCACAGTCGAATGTATTCCGCTGATTGCCGCCAGCATCATGAGCAAAAAACTGGCGGCTGGAGCCAAAAGCATCGTACTCGATGTCAAGGTTGGGGCGGGGGCGTTTATGAAAACCCTCGACCAAGCCCGCGATTTGGCTCGAACGATGGTGCGGATCGGCCAATTGGCTGGACGTAATGTCGCGGCGATTCTTTCATCGATGGAGCAACCGCTGGGCTTGACGATCGGTAACGCGCTGGAAGTGCGCGAAGCGATTGAAACCTTGCAAGGCCGTGGCCCCAGCGATTTGGTTGAGGTATGTTTGACCCTTGGCTCACATCTGTTGGTCTTGGCTGGTAAGGCCCAAAACCTTGACGAAGCTCGCCAACAATTGCAAACAAGCTTGGATAACGGCCAAGCTTGGGCTAAATTCCGTGAGTTTGTTGCCCAGCAAGGTGGTGATCTCACGGTAATTGATCAACCAGAAACCCTGCCTATCGCCCCAATTCAAATCAGTTTGCTGGCCGAGAGTAGTGGCTTTGTCCAACGCATCGATGCCGAAACCTGTGGGATTGTGGCAACCGAGCTTGGGGCTGGCCGCGCCCGCAAAGAAGATGCGATCGATCCAGCGGTAGGTTTGGTGCTTCAGCGTAAAGTTGGCGAGCCAGTTCAAGCGGGCGAGGCCTTGTTGACGGTCCATGCCGCCGATCAGCAACGGGCCGAGGTCGCTTTGGCAGCACTCAAATCGGCCATTACGATCAGTGCTACGCCCGTTGAAGCCTTGCCCTTGGTCTTCGAAAGCGTTGCCTAG
- a CDS encoding MBL fold metallo-hydrolase: MAEILYLGHASVRIRGREGIVVLDPCDQSVGFDIGKPTAQVVTISHNKADHNNVEVVKPLRDTLFVADGPGEYEVSNILIRGIRTAHTDGEGKKHGHNTIYVMYIDDVAFCHLGDLGHGLTASQLDEIGSVDVLFVPVGNGNHVIKPDGMVEIISEIAPKVVVPLYNDNQQQRLEALDLEPLSVFVHQMGIKEYETLDKAVFTPSTLPREDEETKIVILNPSGVAV; this comes from the coding sequence ATGGCAGAAATACTGTATTTAGGGCATGCCAGCGTGCGGATTCGCGGTCGTGAAGGCATTGTAGTGCTTGATCCCTGCGATCAATCGGTGGGCTTTGATATTGGCAAGCCAACTGCCCAAGTTGTTACCATCAGCCATAACAAAGCTGATCACAATAATGTCGAAGTGGTCAAGCCATTGCGCGATACGCTGTTTGTGGCCGATGGGCCAGGCGAATACGAAGTTAGCAATATCTTAATTCGTGGTATTCGTACAGCGCATACCGATGGCGAGGGCAAAAAGCATGGCCATAACACAATTTATGTGATGTATATTGATGATGTAGCTTTTTGCCATTTGGGCGATTTGGGCCATGGCCTAACTGCTAGCCAACTCGATGAAATTGGCTCAGTCGATGTGCTGTTTGTGCCCGTTGGCAATGGCAATCATGTGATCAAGCCCGATGGCATGGTCGAAATTATCAGCGAAATTGCCCCTAAAGTGGTTGTGCCATTGTATAACGACAATCAGCAACAACGACTCGAAGCGCTTGATTTGGAGCCATTGAGCGTGTTTGTGCACCAGATGGGAATCAAGGAATACGAAACCCTTGATAAAGCGGTGTTCACACCCTCGACCCTGCCGCGCGAAGACGAAGAAACTAAGATTGTGATTCTCAACCCAAGCGGAGTTGCGGTATAA
- a CDS encoding M42 family metallopeptidase yields the protein MKALTDASGVPGNEGPVRAVMAEALAPYGELINDQLGSVAARKAGPEGSPTILLAGHLDEVGFMVTRITDDGFIKFQTLGGWWELVMLAQRVQIETRNGPIAGLIGSKPPHVLSPEARKKLVEKKDMFIDIGASSAAEAREWGVRPGDSILPVCPFTPLHNSKIVMAKAWDNRFGCAAAVEVLHELANQSLPNTVVAGATVQEEVGLRGAATLANVVKPDIAFAIDVCIAGDTPGISKDEAQSKMGAGPVLLLMDSSVIPNPRLRDLVVDTAEELGIPYQFDTMPGGGTDAGRFHLNNAGVPSLALGVATRYIHTHASLLHRDDFDQVVTLLAAVVRKLDQATVDYIKTGQSA from the coding sequence ATGAAAGCTTTGACCGATGCATCGGGCGTACCAGGCAACGAAGGGCCAGTTCGGGCTGTTATGGCCGAGGCTTTGGCTCCCTATGGCGAATTGATTAATGATCAGCTTGGCAGCGTTGCCGCCCGTAAAGCTGGCCCCGAAGGTAGCCCAACAATTCTGTTGGCGGGCCACCTTGATGAAGTGGGCTTTATGGTAACCCGCATCACCGACGATGGTTTTATTAAATTCCAAACCCTTGGTGGCTGGTGGGAATTGGTGATGTTGGCACAACGGGTGCAAATTGAAACCCGCAATGGGCCAATTGCTGGCTTAATTGGCTCAAAGCCGCCGCATGTGCTCTCGCCTGAAGCACGTAAAAAATTGGTCGAAAAGAAAGATATGTTTATTGATATTGGGGCGAGCTCAGCCGCTGAGGCCCGTGAATGGGGCGTGCGCCCAGGCGATTCGATTCTGCCAGTGTGCCCGTTTACACCTTTGCACAACTCTAAAATCGTCATGGCCAAGGCTTGGGATAATCGCTTTGGTTGTGCGGCAGCGGTTGAAGTGTTACATGAATTGGCCAATCAAAGCTTGCCCAACACGGTCGTGGCTGGTGCAACCGTGCAAGAGGAAGTTGGTTTACGCGGCGCGGCAACCCTTGCCAATGTGGTCAAACCTGATATCGCGTTTGCAATCGATGTGTGTATTGCTGGCGATACTCCAGGCATTAGTAAAGATGAAGCTCAATCCAAAATGGGTGCTGGTCCAGTCTTGTTATTGATGGATAGCAGTGTTATTCCAAACCCTCGGCTGCGCGATTTGGTGGTTGATACTGCCGAAGAATTGGGAATTCCCTACCAATTTGATACGATGCCTGGTGGTGGTACCGACGCAGGCCGCTTCCATTTGAATAATGCTGGTGTGCCATCGTTGGCGCTGGGCGTGGCAACCCGCTACATCCATACCCATGCTTCGTTGTTGCATCGCGACGATTTTGATCAGGTGGTGACCTTGCTGGCCGCCGTGGTGCGCAAGCTCGATCAAGCCACTGTCGATTACATCAAGACTGGACAATCAGCCTAA